A DNA window from Daucus carota subsp. sativus chromosome 3, DH1 v3.0, whole genome shotgun sequence contains the following coding sequences:
- the LOC108210591 gene encoding uncharacterized protein LOC108210591, translating to MASRRNIQYSRLATDDYDDIDGSVLRHDPRFDYSLKQLDVIPWKSIALALFLLLLGSILLCLSILIFTGHMGGEESQAYGLLGLGIVSFLPGFYETRIAYYSWRGAQGYRFASIPAY from the exons ATGGCATCTAGAAGAAATATTCAGTACAGCCGTCTGGCTACTGATGACTACGATGATATTGACGGTAGTGTATTGAGACATGATCCTCGGTTTGATTATTCTCTAAAACAGTTAGATGTGATCCCATGGAAGTCCATTGCACTTGCCCTGTTTTTACTCCTTCTGGGCTCTATTCTTCTCTGTCTGTCAATATTGATATTCACAGGACACATGGGAGGAGAAGAGTCCCAAGCCTATGGCCTGCTTGGACTTGGTATTGTATCCTTCCTTCCAG GATTCTATGAGACACGAATTGCTTATTACTCATGGAGGGGTGCTCAAGGATATCGGTTTGCATCTATCCCTGCATACTAG